In bacterium, one DNA window encodes the following:
- a CDS encoding PHP domain-containing protein, whose amino-acid sequence MYVDLHIHSCASDGTLTAEETIAACMEKDITLFSVTDHNSIACNAELRNLIKLKDISYIQGVEIASTFKGREFHITVYGFDETNKEFRELLRKHTQDVEENFCNKFIECFSNQIPQLNLEEFNAYLYDLRRGGSKLLNYLMDKKVLKNLDEYFLLAGDFISRFRIFSLPRKVIDIARKAGGYPFLAHPPAYYSCLDHFPEKELDEWRGWGIAGIECYSPYFREGENEKYIQYCIKNGLLISGGSDYHGTFTERKLGSQKITPDMINLGDIRIINKHVSKSVFV is encoded by the coding sequence ATGTATGTAGATTTACACATTCACTCATGCGCCTCTGACGGGACATTAACCGCAGAGGAAACTATAGCTGCCTGCATGGAGAAAGATATAACTCTATTCTCTGTTACAGACCATAATTCCATTGCATGCAACGCAGAATTACGCAACCTTATAAAATTAAAAGACATATCATATATTCAGGGAGTTGAGATCGCATCAACATTTAAAGGCAGAGAGTTTCATATAACAGTTTATGGGTTTGATGAAACTAACAAAGAATTTAGAGAGCTTTTGAGAAAACATACCCAAGACGTAGAAGAAAACTTTTGCAATAAGTTTATAGAATGTTTCTCAAACCAAATCCCACAGCTCAATTTGGAAGAATTTAATGCATATTTATATGATCTCCGAAGAGGAGGGAGTAAATTATTAAACTATCTGATGGACAAAAAAGTGCTCAAAAATCTTGATGAGTATTTCCTTCTTGCAGGAGATTTTATTTCCAGATTCAGGATATTCTCTCTGCCACGTAAGGTAATAGATATTGCGAGAAAGGCAGGAGGATATCCATTTTTAGCACATCCTCCCGCTTACTATAGTTGCCTTGATCATTTTCCTGAGAAAGAGCTTGATGAGTGGCGCGGGTGGGGAATTGCAGGGATAGAGTGTTATTCTCCATATTTCAGAGAGGGAGAGAACGAGAAATACATTCAATATTGTATTAAAAACGGCCTCCTCATTTCAGGGGGCTCTGACTACCACGGTACATTTACCGAAAGAAAACTTGGCTCACAGAAGATTACACCTGATATGATTAATCTGGGGGATATACGAATTATTAATAAACATGTTTCTAAAAGCGTTTTTGTATAA